In Crinalium epipsammum PCC 9333, the following are encoded in one genomic region:
- a CDS encoding GspE/PulE family protein, with the protein MTQSSSSRRALVVRNASHDLSPFASKLVQLGYIDSEKMQQAALESRKTGKPLTQILESLTGKALSPELQRQYKKNQLFELKIIYGVESLDPEIKQIEQSQVSELIDTLIPIDSCRRSRFVPLSKEATEPPSVLVAMVNPDDLDAQDDLNRILRPQGINWQRMVITAEDYSSIINQYLDQQAKKDEAAKAQKSFDVQGEIQNLEGLEAEDSHDIPDEDLTAAAEDAPIITLVNKILAKALTDEVSDIHVEPQEEYLRIRFRKDGVLREAFDPLPKKIIPAVTSRFKIIAQLDIAERRAPQDGRIRRVFQGRKVDFRVNTLPSRYGEKICMRILDNSSTQLGLDKLISDPDALQSVRDMASRPFGMILVTGPTGSGKSTTLYSILAERNSPDVNISTAEDPIEYALPGINQVQVIREKGMNFAAILRAFMRQDPDVILVGETRDVETAKTAIEAALTGHLVMTTLHANDASSSIARLDEMGVEPFMVAASLLGVCAQRLMRRVCTECRIPYQPTIEELNRYGLSASKEGSVTFYKANSLQPEEIKTATNLCPKCKGLGYKGRVGVYEVMRITERLQSLINKGGTTDMIKEAAVEDGMVTLLSYSLNLVREGHTTLEEVERVTFTDTGLESELKAKRKTTLTCRICSAGLKQEWLDCPYCMTSRFEE; encoded by the coding sequence ATGACTCAATCCTCATCATCTCGGCGTGCTTTAGTTGTTCGCAATGCCAGCCATGATTTGTCGCCCTTTGCCAGCAAGCTAGTTCAGTTAGGCTACATCGACTCCGAAAAGATGCAGCAGGCGGCGCTTGAAAGTCGCAAAACTGGAAAACCCCTAACACAAATCCTAGAGTCGCTCACAGGAAAGGCGCTATCTCCTGAGTTACAGCGTCAGTATAAAAAGAATCAACTGTTTGAACTAAAGATTATATACGGCGTTGAATCTTTAGATCCGGAAATTAAACAAATTGAACAAAGTCAGGTTTCTGAGTTGATCGATACACTCATCCCTATTGATAGTTGTCGTCGCTCCCGCTTCGTACCTCTATCAAAAGAAGCAACTGAGCCACCATCTGTCTTAGTGGCAATGGTTAACCCTGATGATTTAGATGCCCAAGATGATCTAAACCGAATTTTACGCCCCCAGGGAATTAATTGGCAAAGGATGGTAATCACCGCCGAAGACTATTCCTCAATTATTAACCAATACCTAGATCAGCAAGCAAAGAAAGACGAAGCCGCTAAAGCTCAAAAGTCTTTTGATGTTCAGGGAGAAATCCAAAATCTTGAAGGACTTGAAGCCGAAGACTCCCATGATATTCCTGATGAAGATTTAACGGCAGCAGCAGAAGATGCCCCGATTATCACCCTGGTCAATAAAATTTTGGCTAAGGCATTAACTGATGAAGTTTCTGATATTCACGTTGAACCTCAAGAAGAATATTTACGCATTCGCTTTCGCAAAGATGGGGTACTCAGGGAGGCATTTGATCCTCTACCGAAAAAGATTATTCCAGCAGTTACTTCACGTTTCAAAATCATTGCACAACTAGACATTGCCGAACGACGCGCACCTCAAGATGGTCGTATCCGGCGAGTGTTTCAAGGACGTAAAGTTGATTTCCGTGTAAACACTTTACCTAGTCGCTATGGCGAGAAAATTTGTATGCGGATTTTGGATAACTCTTCCACCCAGTTGGGCTTGGATAAGTTGATTAGCGATCCAGATGCGCTACAAAGTGTCAGAGACATGGCTAGTCGTCCTTTTGGGATGATTTTGGTGACAGGTCCAACAGGATCTGGTAAATCAACAACACTATATTCAATTTTGGCTGAACGCAACAGTCCTGATGTGAACATTAGTACGGCAGAAGACCCGATTGAATATGCCTTACCAGGAATTAATCAGGTGCAGGTGATTCGCGAAAAAGGCATGAACTTTGCCGCAATTTTACGAGCATTCATGCGCCAAGACCCCGATGTAATTCTAGTAGGTGAAACGCGAGATGTAGAAACAGCAAAAACCGCAATTGAAGCTGCTTTAACTGGACACTTGGTAATGACGACTCTGCACGCTAATGATGCTTCAAGTTCAATTGCACGGTTAGATGAAATGGGCGTGGAACCCTTCATGGTGGCAGCCTCATTGCTTGGCGTTTGCGCCCAAAGGTTGATGCGACGAGTATGCACTGAGTGCCGTATTCCCTATCAACCGACTATTGAGGAGCTTAACCGATATGGTTTATCAGCTTCCAAGGAAGGCTCTGTTACGTTTTACAAAGCCAACTCCTTACAACCTGAAGAAATTAAAACTGCGACAAATCTCTGCCCAAAATGTAAGGGTCTTGGTTATAAAGGGCGTGTAGGTGTCTATGAAGTTATGCGTATAACTGAGCGGTTGCAAAGCTTAATCAACAAAGGTGGCACGACCGACATGATTAAGGAAGCGGCTGTGGAAGACGGGATGGTGACATTGTTATCTTACAGCTTAAATTTAGTGCGTGAAGGACACACAACCCTGGAAGAAGTTGAGCGGGTGACTTTTACGGATACAGGTTTAGAATCAGAATTAAAAGCAAAACGTAAGACTACTTTAACTTGTCGCATTTGTAGTGCTGGATTAAAACAAGAGTGGCTTGATTGTCCCTACTGCATGACATCTCGTTTTGAAGAATAA
- a CDS encoding type IV pilus twitching motility protein PilT has protein sequence MDLMIEDLMEQLIEMGGSDMHLQAGAPVYFRVSGKLQAINEEPLAPQDCQKLIFSMLNNTQRKDLEQNWELDCSYGVKGLARFRVNVYKERGYYAACLRALASKIPNFDMLGLPDIVREMTHRPRGMVLVTGQTGSGKTTTMAAMIDLINRTRAEHILTVEDPIEYVFANIKSLVHQRQKGEDTKSFANALRAALREDPDVILVGEMRDLETIGLAISAAETGHLVFGTLHTNSAAQTIDRMLDVFPPIQQPQIRAQLSNSLVAVFSQCLVPKKNPKPGEYGRVMAQEIMIVTPAISNLIREGKTPQIYGSIQTGAKLGMQTMEMVLAAYVKSGAISFEAAMGKSAKPDELQRLLGAAVAK, from the coding sequence ATGGATTTAATGATTGAAGACTTGATGGAGCAACTGATCGAAATGGGCGGCTCCGATATGCACCTTCAGGCGGGCGCTCCAGTATACTTTCGGGTCAGTGGTAAACTCCAGGCGATTAATGAGGAGCCACTGGCACCTCAAGATTGTCAGAAATTAATTTTTAGTATGCTGAATAATACCCAGCGTAAAGATTTGGAACAGAACTGGGAATTAGATTGCTCTTATGGGGTGAAAGGATTAGCTCGTTTCCGAGTCAATGTCTACAAAGAACGTGGTTACTATGCAGCTTGTCTAAGGGCTTTAGCGTCTAAAATTCCTAATTTTGATATGTTAGGTCTACCAGATATTGTTCGGGAAATGACTCACCGACCTAGAGGAATGGTGTTAGTAACCGGACAAACGGGTTCGGGTAAAACGACTACGATGGCGGCAATGATTGATTTGATTAACCGCACACGAGCAGAACATATTTTGACTGTAGAAGACCCGATTGAATATGTTTTTGCTAATATTAAAAGTTTAGTTCACCAACGTCAAAAAGGTGAGGATACTAAAAGTTTTGCTAATGCTTTGAGAGCGGCATTACGGGAAGATCCAGATGTAATTTTGGTAGGTGAAATGCGGGACTTGGAAACAATTGGTCTAGCAATTTCTGCTGCTGAAACAGGTCACTTGGTATTTGGAACGCTGCATACTAATTCCGCCGCTCAAACTATAGACCGGATGCTAGATGTATTCCCCCCTATTCAACAACCACAAATTAGGGCGCAGCTATCTAACTCTTTGGTGGCTGTATTTAGCCAATGTTTAGTGCCTAAGAAAAATCCCAAGCCTGGGGAATATGGTCGGGTAATGGCTCAAGAAATTATGATCGTAACACCAGCTATTTCTAACTTAATTCGAGAAGGAAAAACCCCTCAAATTTACGGTTCTATCCAAACTGGTGCTAAGTTGGGGATGCAGACGATGGAGATGGTTTTAGCGGCTTACGTCAAGTCAGGGGCAATTTCATTTGAGGCGGCAATGGGCAAGAGTGCCAAGCCAGATGAGTTACAGCGTCTTCTTGGTGCAGCAGTTGCTAAATAA
- a CDS encoding type II secretion system F family protein produces the protein MPTYVAEVRDSQGKAKKEKVVAGTIHLARDVLRQKYPSVQNIKESQSFDLASFDMSALEIALSKVTVKDKAVFSRQFAAMVNAGVALVRCLGVLSEQCSNARLKKALVAINAEVQQGTSLSEAMRKHPDCFDNLYISMVQAGEVGGVLDEVLNRLAKILEDIARLQNQVKGAMAYPTVVGILAVIVFIAMTVFLIPIFAGIFKNLGGELPALTQFMMLCSDVLRSWRILIPICTIIATTFAYKQYYKTPVGRLTMDRFFLQMPILGDLNQKSAVARFCRIFGTLTRSGVPILNSLEIVASTAGNQVIENAINAARADIQQGGMLSLAIEKEKVFPPLAVQMISIGEETGELDGMMMKVADFYEDEVEQAVKALTSVLEPLMMVGLAGMVAVILLSMYLPMFAVFEKLG, from the coding sequence ATGCCTACATATGTTGCTGAGGTTCGGGACTCTCAAGGAAAAGCTAAGAAAGAAAAAGTAGTGGCGGGTACTATACACTTAGCACGAGATGTTCTACGCCAGAAGTATCCTTCTGTGCAGAATATTAAAGAGTCTCAAAGCTTTGATTTAGCAAGCTTTGATATGTCAGCTTTGGAAATAGCTTTATCGAAGGTGACTGTAAAAGATAAAGCTGTGTTTTCCCGTCAATTTGCAGCTATGGTCAACGCTGGTGTTGCTTTGGTGAGATGCTTGGGTGTTTTATCTGAGCAGTGTAGCAATGCCAGGTTGAAAAAAGCACTTGTAGCAATTAATGCTGAGGTACAACAGGGAACCAGCCTTTCTGAGGCTATGCGTAAACATCCTGATTGTTTTGACAACTTATATATAAGTATGGTTCAAGCGGGTGAGGTCGGTGGTGTCCTTGATGAAGTTTTGAACCGATTAGCAAAAATTCTTGAGGATATTGCACGGTTACAAAACCAAGTTAAAGGAGCGATGGCATATCCCACTGTAGTAGGGATATTGGCGGTGATTGTGTTTATTGCGATGACGGTATTTTTGATTCCCATTTTTGCGGGCATTTTCAAGAATCTAGGCGGGGAACTGCCAGCACTGACGCAGTTTATGATGCTGTGTAGTGATGTCTTGAGAAGTTGGAGAATCCTGATACCTATTTGTACTATTATTGCTACTACTTTTGCGTACAAGCAGTATTACAAAACACCAGTTGGCCGCCTGACAATGGATCGTTTTTTCTTGCAGATGCCTATCTTGGGTGACTTGAATCAAAAATCAGCAGTTGCTCGCTTTTGCCGAATTTTTGGAACTTTGACTCGTTCAGGGGTGCCAATTCTTAACTCTTTAGAAATTGTGGCATCGACGGCAGGAAATCAGGTGATTGAAAATGCCATTAATGCTGCTAGAGCAGACATTCAACAGGGTGGAATGCTGAGTCTTGCGATTGAAAAGGAGAAGGTGTTTCCTCCTTTAGCAGTTCAAATGATTAGTATTGGCGAGGAAACTGGTGAGTTAGATGGCATGATGATGAAGGTTGCCGATTTCTATGAAGATGAGGTTGAGCAAGCTGTAAAAGCCCTAACGAGTGTTCTAGAGCCTCTGATGATGGTGGGTTTGGCAGGGATGGTTGCTGTAATTTTGCTTTCAATGTATCTGCCGATGTTTGCTGTGTTTGAAAAATTGGGCTAG
- the rlmN gene encoding 23S rRNA (adenine(2503)-C(2))-methyltransferase RlmN — translation MPTDQVNLSVDSNVAPQQSNKEPLLGKDLAQLTTWVQQQGQPAYRGQQLYQWIYKKGVRSLSDISVFSKSWREQLQDVPIGRSTLHFRSVAPDQTVKYLLRLADNQIIETVGIPTDQRLTVCVSSQVGCPMGCDFCATGKGGFIRNLERHEIIDQVLTVQEDFQRRVSHIVFMGMGEPLLNTENVVGAIKSLNTDVGIGQRSITLSTVGIPGRIRKLAAEKLQVTLAVSLHASNQAIRSQLIPSAHRYLLEDVLAECREYVELTGRRLTFEYILLGGLNDLPEHAEELARHLRGFQSHVNLIPYNPIREAEYQRPNHRRVQDFADALKQRHIAVSIRYSRGLEADAACGQLRASKS, via the coding sequence ATGCCTACTGATCAGGTTAATTTGTCCGTAGATAGTAATGTTGCACCCCAACAGTCAAATAAAGAGCCGTTATTGGGTAAAGATTTAGCCCAATTAACTACTTGGGTACAACAACAGGGACAACCAGCTTACCGAGGACAACAATTATATCAGTGGATATATAAAAAAGGAGTGCGATCGCTCTCGGATATCTCTGTATTTTCCAAAAGTTGGCGTGAACAATTGCAGGATGTCCCTATCGGTCGCTCAACGCTGCATTTTCGCTCTGTTGCTCCCGATCAAACCGTAAAATACCTTCTGCGACTTGCTGACAATCAAATTATTGAAACCGTTGGCATTCCTACAGATCAACGCCTCACTGTTTGCGTATCTTCGCAGGTGGGATGTCCAATGGGTTGTGACTTCTGTGCTACAGGTAAGGGAGGTTTCATTCGCAATTTAGAGCGGCATGAAATTATCGATCAGGTTTTAACTGTCCAAGAAGACTTTCAGCGCCGTGTTAGCCATATTGTATTTATGGGTATGGGCGAACCTTTGCTGAATACAGAAAATGTTGTCGGAGCAATTAAGTCTCTCAATACTGATGTTGGTATTGGGCAGCGATCAATAACTCTTTCTACTGTCGGTATTCCTGGTAGAATTCGTAAACTAGCTGCTGAGAAATTACAAGTTACTTTAGCAGTAAGTCTTCACGCTTCAAATCAGGCGATTAGATCACAACTTATTCCTTCTGCTCACAGATATCTTTTAGAAGATGTGTTAGCAGAATGTCGCGAATATGTAGAGTTGACTGGGCGGAGATTGACGTTTGAATATATTCTGTTGGGCGGACTTAACGATTTACCAGAACACGCAGAGGAACTAGCAAGACATTTGCGAGGGTTTCAAAGTCACGTCAATTTGATTCCTTACAACCCTATCCGTGAAGCTGAGTATCAACGTCCTAATCATCGCCGTGTACAAGATTTTGCCGATGCTTTGAAGCAACGACACATAGCAGTTAGTATCCGCTACTCGCGGGGATTAGAAGCCGATGCTGCTTGTGGACAACTTCGTGCTTCTAAAAGTTGA
- a CDS encoding PAS domain S-box protein: MDFSEGILPFADYPNELIIGQDARRCFPELIGAEERLNLIMQGQDLSFEVKGICRSLEKKNRLYFDLYTNPIKTEACLEKQLIFFLEDITEKMLLQQQLKQQTNETNILINSVAGYRNYLNRIIAAMGDALLVTSNSGIIETINQATESLLGYSVEEISGKHISQFIKSTDFLPQDHQLCLLSESEHLQNIESVCYTKNQEEIFVAFSCSAIKSEVEGLYNFIYVGRDITERKRAELELRRQNRRSQLLATIALKIRQSLQIEEILQTTVNEVRSLLQVDRVLILRVFPDGTGSAVVTESVVSHLPSLLNRQFLPEVFPVEYHQMYRKGRIQAIEALENAQISPCHAQFLEDLGIQSKLVVPIIYADELWGLLIAHQCNSQRIWDNFEIELLQQLANQAAITISQSQLLQAVQESEKQFRQLTENINEVFWLFDPEKDQVLYISSAYEKLWGYHRESLYKHPQSWLDAVYQDDRDRVIAAVEKSHQCQDFFNQEYRIIGADGFLRWIWGREFPIHNERGEIYRIAGIAENITDRKQAEEEINKSLEQEKELNELKSSFISMVSHEFRTPLSTILLSSELLQNYSHKWDQTKKNKAFKRIHSSVKTMSKLLEDVLVIGKSEAGKQEFNPVLLNPILFCEELVSEIQLTIALTHKINFVTKGDGNNAYLDEKLLRQILNNLMTNAVKYSSPSSTVHLLCDCQEEIVVFEVRDEGIGIPLEDQKHLFETFHRASNVGQIPGTGLGLAIVKQSVDLHQGEINIQSQVGAGTTFIVKLPTNCQQQAEAITLAQGYAQ, translated from the coding sequence TTGGATTTTTCTGAGGGAATACTACCCTTTGCTGATTACCCTAACGAACTGATAATTGGTCAAGATGCTCGAAGGTGTTTTCCTGAGCTAATCGGTGCTGAAGAGCGTCTAAATTTAATTATGCAAGGACAGGATCTTAGCTTTGAAGTTAAAGGGATTTGTCGTTCCTTAGAGAAAAAAAATCGACTATATTTTGATCTATATACTAACCCAATAAAAACCGAAGCCTGTTTAGAAAAGCAATTAATATTTTTTTTAGAAGATATTACCGAAAAAATGCTACTGCAACAGCAATTAAAGCAACAAACAAATGAAACAAATATTTTAATAAACTCTGTAGCAGGTTATCGCAATTATCTTAATAGAATTATTGCGGCAATGGGTGATGCCTTGCTGGTAACAAGCAACTCAGGAATAATCGAAACAATTAATCAAGCAACCGAATCTCTATTAGGCTATAGCGTAGAAGAAATCAGTGGTAAACATATTTCACAATTTATTAAAAGTACAGATTTTTTACCCCAAGACCACCAACTTTGCTTGCTATCTGAATCGGAACATTTACAGAATATAGAATCAGTTTGTTATACAAAAAATCAGGAAGAGATTTTTGTAGCCTTTTCTTGTTCAGCAATTAAATCAGAAGTAGAAGGTTTATATAACTTTATCTATGTTGGTCGGGATATTACAGAACGCAAACGAGCCGAATTAGAATTGCGACGACAAAATCGGCGATCGCAACTTTTAGCCACAATTGCCCTCAAAATTCGCCAATCATTACAGATAGAAGAAATCCTGCAAACTACCGTCAATGAAGTCCGCTCACTGTTACAAGTAGATCGAGTTTTAATTTTGAGGGTTTTTCCTGATGGCACTGGTAGCGCCGTCGTTACAGAATCCGTTGTCTCGCACCTACCCAGCCTTTTAAATCGCCAATTTTTACCCGAAGTTTTTCCCGTTGAGTACCATCAGATGTACCGAAAAGGAAGAATTCAGGCAATTGAGGCGCTAGAAAATGCTCAAATTTCCCCTTGCCACGCTCAATTTTTAGAAGATTTAGGCATACAATCCAAGCTAGTAGTACCGATTATTTATGCGGATGAACTTTGGGGTTTATTGATAGCTCATCAATGCAATAGTCAACGGATTTGGGATAATTTTGAAATTGAACTGTTGCAGCAACTAGCAAATCAAGCCGCAATTACAATTTCTCAGTCTCAACTGCTACAAGCAGTACAAGAAAGCGAGAAGCAATTCCGTCAACTTACAGAAAATATTAACGAAGTCTTTTGGCTATTTGACCCAGAAAAAGATCAAGTACTTTATATCAGTTCAGCTTACGAAAAGTTGTGGGGTTATCATCGTGAAAGTTTGTACAAACATCCTCAATCATGGTTAGATGCTGTATATCAGGATGATCGCGATCGCGTAATCGCAGCCGTTGAAAAAAGTCATCAATGTCAAGATTTTTTCAACCAAGAGTATCGAATTATCGGCGCTGACGGTTTCTTACGCTGGATTTGGGGGCGGGAATTTCCCATTCATAATGAGAGGGGCGAAATCTACCGCATTGCTGGAATTGCAGAAAATATAACTGATCGTAAACAAGCCGAAGAAGAAATTAACAAATCCCTGGAACAAGAAAAAGAACTTAATGAACTTAAATCTAGTTTTATATCAATGGTTTCCCATGAATTTCGCACACCATTAAGCACAATCCTTTTGTCTAGCGAACTGCTGCAAAATTATAGTCATAAATGGGATCAAACGAAAAAAAACAAAGCTTTCAAGCGCATTCACTCGTCAGTTAAAACCATGAGTAAACTGCTGGAAGATGTGTTAGTTATTGGCAAAAGCGAAGCGGGTAAACAAGAATTTAATCCCGTTTTACTTAATCCCATCTTATTTTGTGAAGAATTAGTCAGTGAAATCCAACTTACCATCGCCCTTACTCACAAAATTAATTTTGTAACTAAAGGCGATGGTAATAATGCTTACTTAGACGAAAAACTTCTCCGGCAGATTTTAAATAACTTGATGACGAATGCCGTTAAGTATTCTTCTCCAAGTAGTACCGTACATTTATTGTGTGATTGCCAAGAGGAAATAGTGGTTTTTGAGGTACGAGACGAAGGAATTGGGATACCTCTAGAAGATCAGAAACATTTATTTGAGACATTCCACCGCGCTAGTAATGTTGGTCAAATCCCTGGAACTGGACTAGGTTTGGCAATTGTTAAGCAATCTGTAGACCTACACCAAGGCGAAATAAATATCCAAAGTCAAGTAGGAGCAGGTACAACATTTATAGTAAAACTGCCAACCAACTGCCAGCAACAAGCTGAAGCTATAACCTTGGCTCAAGGTTATGCCCAGTAA
- a CDS encoding lysophospholipid acyltransferase family protein has translation MFDIFDIFKGNQTENSKASHQRYDGWSLEARDPQAIKSFLPVWEWLYNYYFRVTTDGWENIPAQGKMLLVGSHNGGLAAPDMFMCMYDWYRRFGTERLTYGLMHPTVWKLSPPIITQWAAQCGGVMAHPKMAIAGLQKDAAVLVYPGGAQDVFRPHHLRHQINFAGRKGFIKLALKESAPIIPIISEGAHDTLIVLADFYEQLKQLHQQGMPWLFGIDPVVFPIYLGLPWGLGIGPIPDFPLPAKIHTRICKPIIFEHSGREAASDRAYVDACYQQVEEQMQLELDRLVQDVKNNHR, from the coding sequence TTGTTTGATATTTTCGATATTTTTAAAGGCAACCAAACAGAGAACAGCAAAGCTTCTCACCAGCGTTATGATGGTTGGTCACTAGAGGCACGCGACCCCCAGGCGATTAAATCTTTTCTGCCCGTTTGGGAATGGTTATATAACTACTACTTTCGGGTAACGACTGATGGTTGGGAGAATATACCTGCACAAGGAAAGATGCTGCTAGTAGGTTCTCATAACGGCGGTTTGGCTGCACCGGATATGTTTATGTGTATGTATGATTGGTATCGGCGCTTTGGTACTGAGCGTTTAACTTATGGTTTAATGCACCCTACTGTCTGGAAGCTTTCGCCACCAATCATCACTCAATGGGCAGCGCAGTGTGGTGGAGTTATGGCACACCCCAAAATGGCGATCGCAGGTTTGCAAAAAGACGCAGCAGTGCTAGTTTATCCTGGGGGCGCACAAGATGTATTTCGACCTCATCACCTCCGCCATCAAATTAACTTCGCAGGACGTAAAGGATTTATTAAACTTGCACTGAAAGAAAGCGCACCCATCATCCCGATTATTTCAGAAGGCGCACATGATACACTTATAGTCCTCGCTGACTTCTACGAACAACTAAAGCAACTACATCAACAAGGTATGCCTTGGTTATTTGGGATTGATCCAGTAGTATTTCCCATATATTTAGGACTGCCTTGGGGTTTAGGAATTGGTCCCATACCAGACTTTCCTTTACCTGCAAAAATTCATACTCGCATCTGTAAGCCGATTATATTCGAGCATAGTGGACGTGAGGCAGCAAGCGATCGCGCTTATGTAGATGCTTGTTATCAACAAGTTGAAGAGCAAATGCAACTGGAATTAGATCGTTTAGTGCAAGATGTTAAAAATAATCACCGATAA